A genome region from Bufo gargarizans isolate SCDJY-AF-19 chromosome 2, ASM1485885v1, whole genome shotgun sequence includes the following:
- the CELA3B gene encoding chymotrypsin-like elastase family member 3B, with the protein MLKLLITFLLAATAYGCGVPTYAPNSRVVNGEDARPHSWPWQISLQYKSGSTFSHTCGGSLIAPNWVMTAAHCISSSRTYQVVVGEHDRNVLEGEEQVISVNKEDIFVHEGWKSSSVSNGNDIALIKLSHVALLNDEVQLACLPPAGDVLPNNYPCFISGWGRLTTGGALPNVLQQALLPVVDHQTCSQRDWWGSTVKTTMVCAGGEEKAGCNGDSGGPLNCQAADGRWEVHGIASFVSSLGCNARKKPTVFTRVSAFNDWIDYIISNN; encoded by the exons ATGCTGAAGCTTCTGATCACCTTCCTGCTGGCTGCCACAG CCTATGGCTGCGGGGTGCCCACCTATGCCCCTAACAGCCGCGTGGTGAACGGAGAAGATGCCAGACCCCACAGCTGGCCCTGGCAG ATCTCCCTGCAGTATAAGAGCGGGAGCACCTTCTCCCATACGTGTGGGGGAAGCCTCATCGCCCCAAACTGGGTCATGACAGCAGCACATTGTATCTC ATCAAGCCGTACCTATCAGGTGGTGGTAGGAGAGCATGACCGCAACGTGCTGGAAGGAGAGGAGCAGGTCATTTCTGTCAATAAGGAGGACATTTTTGTCCATGAAGGGTGGAAAAGCAGCTCTGTATCAAATGG GAATGACATCGCCCTCATAAAATTATCCCACGTGGCTTTATTGAATGACGAGGTGCAGTTGGCGTGCTTGCCCCCTGCCGGAGATGTGCTGCCGAATAACTACCCATGTTTCATCAGTGGCTGGGGCCGTCTGACCA CTGGTGGCGCCCTCCCAAATGTCCTCCAGCAAGCTCTGCTCCCAGTGGTGGATCATCAGACCTGCAGCCAGAGAGACTGGTGGGGCAGCACCGTGAAGACCACCATGGTGTGCGCTGGTGGGGAGGAAAAGGCCGGCTGCAAT GGTGACTCTGggggacccctaaattgccaggctGCTGATGGCAGGTGGGAAGTCCATGGCATTGCCAGCTTTGTGTCTTCCCTTGGGTGCAATGCTAGGAAGAAACCAACCGTCTTCACCCGCGTCTCTGCATTCAATGACTGGATCGATTAC ATTATCAGTAACAACTGA